One genomic window of Luteitalea pratensis includes the following:
- a CDS encoding ATP-binding protein produces the protein MSSRVTLFFVIAVVLAASPASRALQSPSPAVPASAAPTPATPVASGAPTRRHPEEGLPFIRTYRPAEVGAAEQNWCVVQDANGVLYFGSAAGIATYDGVTWRLIEFGYSAVRALAIGPDGTIYAGTGNDFGYLAIDPAGKQAFVSLHAKVPADAREHADVWRIYVDGPRVHFVANRAIYTLEGGRIRVIKASTRFNRAGFVNGRLYVPVRESGLHVLEGGALRLLPGTKAIGNEVTLVILPFGDQRLLIGTRLDGFYLYDGTALTPFSTDFDDWLKRANLYRGFVLPDGTYALATLSAGLVLMDRAGHQRLALDETMGLPNNSVYYAMVDREGALWVTNRQGIARIDYASPASTFGVATGYKVATSFARHEGRLYSSLADGAQYLVPAQGDQPARFERITNVTRQCWSLARMPDSSGKPTALVLACSDGLYEVRGGAAIPIRAPADGTFSAAYLLHSRVDSTRIWVALSDGLASFRRVDGQWIDEGRVEGVTGDVRSLAEAPDGTLWGGTLLNGVHRLTFGTRPSPGSPRPTATATFFRSGTHGLDQGGVGVFGTREGIFFVVSAVSRQATVARFDAAASAFVRDEVLSSLPYDRFRNSFGLVDRPGGGLFANFGYGLAVLARRTDGTWAVDSTRFARLGRMPGFAMYVDDDDVAWIDAGEELIRFDLTRAAAPVPANDALVRRVTTGHGALLFGGVGTITAPRLPAATSSLRFEFAAPTFIDDKSTVYQTKLDGLEADWSEWSPEARRDVSMMVFGDYRFRVRARSATGHVAEAAPFAFTILAPWYRTWWAYGGYALLVGALLFGSSRLMRRRVVAKERARAQFAEARLRAEAAEQLAATESEGKKQVELLSEIGREITASLDIDTIFGKLYERVNQLADADVFGVGLYHPERHEIEYRLAIEDGMRYAPYTRDTSNRDQLPVWCIEHKAPIVINDMLAEHGKYLSRYDEQRRPLEDGSMSKAPQSVIYVPLLSKDRVLGVITIQSFEKGAYDDHHLNVLQSLASYAGVAIDNASAYRQLNEQEHEIRRLFEDAERARTAAEEADAAKSAFLSTVSHELRTPLTSVLGFAKIIKKRLEERIFPLVPTDDRKVAQTIKQVDDNLKVVVSEGERLTKLIDDVLDLAKIEAGKLEWHMGDVSIAEVIDHATNATSSLLDQKALRLVKDVGPDLPAITGDRDRLVQVVINLISNAVKFTDAGSVTCRAVRQGSDLIVSVVDTGMGIAPADQPKVFERFKQVGDTLTDKPKGTGLGLPICREIIEHHGGRVWVESALGQGSTFSFGLPLNAADAAGLPATGPVELAALIRQLRDQVAVTNPRTADRTPRILVVDDEANIRDLLTQEFTEAGYAVSTAVNGRDAIARVRAERPDLIVLDVMMPEMNGFDVAAVLKNDPVTMDIPIVILSIVQDRERGYRVGVDRYLTKPIDTDLLFREVGALIEQKKSHKRVLVVDEDSSTVKTLTDVLSTRGYSVVEARADDIVERAMALQPDIILLNAVASGTHAVRMLRFEKGLENVLFLVYQ, from the coding sequence ATGTCGTCACGCGTGACCCTGTTTTTCGTGATCGCGGTCGTCCTCGCCGCGTCGCCCGCGTCCCGGGCTCTCCAGTCGCCCTCGCCAGCTGTACCAGCCAGTGCGGCGCCGACGCCAGCGACACCTGTGGCGTCCGGTGCCCCCACGCGTCGACACCCCGAGGAGGGGCTGCCATTCATCCGGACCTATCGCCCGGCCGAGGTGGGAGCCGCTGAGCAGAACTGGTGCGTGGTGCAGGACGCGAATGGCGTCCTTTACTTCGGCAGCGCCGCCGGCATCGCGACGTACGACGGCGTCACGTGGCGGTTGATCGAGTTCGGATATTCGGCGGTCCGAGCCCTGGCGATCGGGCCCGACGGCACCATCTACGCCGGGACGGGCAACGACTTCGGATACCTGGCCATCGACCCTGCTGGCAAGCAGGCGTTCGTGTCGCTGCACGCAAAGGTGCCGGCTGACGCGCGCGAGCATGCCGACGTCTGGCGCATCTACGTGGATGGGCCGCGCGTGCATTTCGTGGCCAACCGGGCGATCTACACGCTCGAGGGCGGCCGAATCCGCGTGATCAAGGCCTCCACACGCTTCAACCGGGCCGGCTTTGTCAACGGGCGCCTCTACGTTCCCGTGCGCGAGAGCGGCCTGCATGTCCTCGAGGGTGGCGCGCTCCGCCTTCTGCCCGGAACGAAGGCCATCGGCAACGAGGTCACACTGGTCATCCTCCCCTTCGGGGACCAGCGACTGCTGATCGGCACCAGGTTAGACGGCTTCTACCTCTACGACGGAACCGCGCTGACGCCGTTTTCGACCGATTTCGACGACTGGCTCAAGCGGGCGAATCTCTATCGCGGGTTCGTGCTTCCCGACGGCACGTACGCGCTGGCGACACTCAGCGCCGGGCTCGTGCTCATGGATCGAGCGGGACACCAGCGGCTCGCCCTCGACGAGACCATGGGCCTGCCCAACAACAGTGTGTATTACGCGATGGTCGATCGCGAGGGGGCCCTCTGGGTGACCAACCGGCAGGGCATCGCCCGGATCGACTACGCTTCGCCCGCGTCGACCTTTGGCGTTGCCACCGGGTACAAGGTGGCCACCTCCTTCGCGCGACACGAAGGACGGCTCTACTCGAGCCTCGCCGACGGCGCGCAGTACCTGGTGCCTGCCCAGGGTGACCAGCCCGCCCGTTTCGAGCGGATCACCAACGTGACCCGCCAGTGCTGGTCGCTCGCACGCATGCCTGACTCGTCCGGCAAGCCGACGGCGCTGGTACTGGCTTGCAGCGACGGCCTCTACGAGGTTCGCGGCGGCGCGGCGATTCCCATTCGCGCTCCCGCCGACGGCACCTTCTCGGCGGCCTACCTGCTGCACTCACGCGTCGATTCCACACGCATCTGGGTCGCGCTGAGCGACGGCCTGGCGTCGTTCCGCCGTGTCGACGGGCAGTGGATCGACGAAGGCAGGGTCGAGGGCGTCACCGGCGACGTCCGCAGCCTGGCCGAGGCGCCCGATGGCACGCTGTGGGGCGGCACGCTACTGAACGGCGTTCACCGGCTCACGTTCGGCACGCGTCCGAGTCCCGGATCACCCCGGCCGACCGCCACCGCGACGTTCTTTCGCAGCGGAACGCACGGCCTCGACCAGGGCGGCGTCGGCGTCTTTGGTACGCGGGAAGGCATCTTCTTCGTGGTGAGCGCCGTCTCGCGGCAGGCCACGGTTGCGCGCTTCGACGCGGCGGCGTCCGCGTTCGTCCGCGACGAAGTCCTCTCGAGCCTGCCATACGATCGCTTCCGCAACAGCTTCGGCCTCGTCGATCGCCCCGGCGGCGGCCTGTTTGCGAACTTCGGCTACGGCCTGGCCGTCCTCGCGCGGCGGACCGACGGCACCTGGGCGGTCGACTCCACACGCTTTGCCCGACTCGGCCGCATGCCCGGCTTCGCGATGTACGTCGACGATGACGACGTGGCCTGGATCGACGCTGGCGAGGAACTCATTCGCTTCGATCTCACGCGCGCGGCGGCGCCGGTGCCGGCCAACGACGCCCTCGTCCGGCGCGTGACCACCGGGCATGGCGCGCTGCTGTTCGGCGGCGTGGGCACGATCACTGCGCCGCGCCTGCCGGCAGCGACCTCCTCGCTCCGCTTCGAGTTCGCGGCCCCGACCTTCATCGACGATAAATCGACCGTGTACCAGACGAAGCTGGATGGCCTCGAGGCCGACTGGTCGGAGTGGAGCCCAGAGGCACGTCGCGACGTGTCGATGATGGTATTTGGCGACTACCGGTTCCGTGTGCGCGCGCGCAGCGCCACCGGACATGTCGCCGAGGCCGCGCCGTTCGCGTTCACCATCCTCGCGCCGTGGTACCGCACCTGGTGGGCCTATGGAGGGTACGCCCTTCTCGTTGGCGCCCTGCTCTTCGGCTCGAGTCGCCTGATGCGTCGGCGCGTCGTCGCCAAGGAGCGCGCGCGTGCGCAGTTTGCCGAGGCGCGCCTGCGTGCCGAGGCCGCCGAGCAGCTTGCGGCGACGGAGAGCGAAGGCAAGAAGCAGGTCGAGCTGCTCAGCGAGATCGGGCGCGAGATCACGGCGTCGCTCGACATCGACACCATCTTCGGCAAGTTGTACGAACGCGTGAACCAGCTCGCCGATGCCGATGTCTTCGGCGTCGGTCTGTACCACCCGGAGCGCCACGAGATCGAGTACCGGCTCGCGATCGAGGACGGCATGCGCTATGCGCCGTACACGCGCGACACGAGCAACCGCGATCAGCTGCCAGTGTGGTGCATCGAGCACAAGGCGCCGATCGTGATCAACGACATGCTGGCCGAGCACGGCAAGTACCTGTCGCGCTACGACGAGCAGCGTCGTCCGCTCGAGGACGGCTCGATGTCGAAGGCACCGCAGTCGGTGATCTACGTGCCGCTGCTCTCGAAGGACCGCGTCCTCGGCGTGATCACGATCCAGAGCTTCGAAAAGGGCGCCTACGACGATCACCACCTCAACGTGCTCCAGAGTCTGGCCTCCTATGCCGGCGTCGCCATCGACAACGCGAGTGCGTACCGGCAACTGAACGAGCAGGAGCACGAGATCCGCCGCCTGTTCGAGGATGCCGAACGCGCGCGCACGGCGGCCGAGGAGGCCGACGCCGCCAAGAGCGCCTTCCTCTCCACCGTGAGCCACGAACTGCGCACGCCGCTCACGTCCGTGCTCGGCTTCGCGAAGATCATCAAGAAGCGTCTCGAGGAACGCATCTTTCCGCTGGTGCCGACCGACGACCGCAAGGTGGCCCAGACCATCAAGCAGGTCGACGACAACCTCAAGGTCGTGGTCAGCGAAGGCGAACGCCTGACCAAGCTGATTGACGATGTGCTGGACCTGGCGAAGATCGAGGCCGGCAAGCTCGAATGGCACATGGGCGATGTGTCGATCGCCGAGGTCATCGATCACGCCACCAACGCCACGTCCTCGCTCCTGGACCAGAAGGCTCTCCGCCTCGTCAAGGATGTCGGCCCGGACCTGCCGGCGATCACGGGTGACCGCGATCGCCTCGTGCAGGTCGTGATCAACCTGATCTCCAATGCGGTGAAGTTCACCGATGCCGGCTCGGTGACATGCCGCGCCGTCCGGCAGGGCAGCGATCTGATCGTCAGCGTCGTGGACACCGGCATGGGCATCGCCCCTGCGGACCAGCCGAAGGTCTTCGAGCGCTTCAAGCAGGTTGGCGACACGCTCACCGACAAACCGAAGGGCACGGGCCTGGGCCTGCCGATCTGTCGCGAGATCATCGAGCATCACGGCGGCCGGGTGTGGGTCGAGAGCGCACTGGGGCAGGGCAGCACGTTCTCGTTCGGTCTGCCGCTGAATGCGGCCGATGCCGCCGGACTTCCCGCGACCGGCCCGGTGGAATTGGCGGCCCTCATTCGCCAGTTGCGCGACCAGGTGGCCGTCACCAATCCACGCACCGCCGACCGGACGCCGCGCATCCTCGTGGTGGACGACGAGGCGAACATTCGTGACCTGCTCACGCAGGAGTTCACCGAGGCCGGCTACGCCGTCAGCACCGCAGTCAACGGCCGCGACGCGATCGCCAGGGTTCGTGCCGAACGGCCGGACCTGATCGTGCTCGACGTGATGATGCCGGAGATGAACGGCTTCGACGTCGCCGCGGTGCTGAAGAACGACCCCGTCACGATGGACATCCCGATCGTGATCCTGTCGATCGTGCAGGACCGCGAACGCGGCTACCGGGTCGGCGTCGATCGCTACCTGACCAAGCCGATTGATACCGACCTGCTGTTTCGTGAGGTCGGCGCGCTGATCGAGCAGAAGAAATCGCACAAGCGCGTGCTCGTGGTCGACGAAGACTCGTCGACGGTCAAGACCCTGACCGACGTGCTCTCGACACGCGGCTACAGCGTCGTCGAGGCGCGCGCCGACGACATCGTCGAGCGGGCCATGGCGCTGCAGCCAGACATCATCCTGCTCAATGCCGTGGCCTCTGGCACCCATGCGGTGCGGATGCTGCGCTTTGAGAAGGGCCTCGAGAACGTTCTGTTCCTCGTGTATCAGTAG
- a CDS encoding response regulator transcription factor, translating to MSTILIVDDEAHLRSLIQQTLEELEDEGVELIMASNGEEAIAKIEEVRPNLVFLDVMMPKLSGFDVCRRAKHDLGLSDVHIVLLTAKGQEFDRQKGQEVGADLYMTKPFDPDALLAKAREVLAL from the coding sequence GTGAGCACCATCCTGATCGTGGACGATGAGGCGCACCTGCGTAGCCTCATCCAGCAGACCCTCGAGGAACTCGAAGACGAGGGCGTCGAGTTGATCATGGCCAGCAACGGCGAGGAGGCCATCGCGAAGATCGAGGAGGTGCGTCCGAACCTCGTGTTCCTCGACGTGATGATGCCGAAGCTGAGTGGATTCGACGTGTGTCGTCGCGCCAAGCATGACCTCGGCCTGTCCGACGTGCACATCGTCCTGCTCACCGCCAAGGGACAGGAGTTCGATCGGCAGAAGGGCCAGGAGGTCGGCGCCGACCTCTACATGACCAAGCCATTCGATCCGGATGCGCTGCTTGCGAAGGCACGCGAGGTGCTCGCACTCTGA
- a CDS encoding PP2C family protein-serine/threonine phosphatase, with the protein MARIALRQVIGRHQEACALVDTVAGALGVPVSIEDLEGRVLQGAAGANGATRFPVQHDDQPLGWVSGPPSAGAVASLLDHLVAREVERKALGAEVLHLYREINLIYSFSEKLAALLDVERVAALTLREARHLIVATDGTILLLDESSGGLTSVASFGEEMTRLSQFRRGTGIIGAVAEAGVAEIVNDLEDDARRAVRDTTLRALIAAPLKVGERVIGVVALGSTVPMAYTAAELKLLTTLGLQAATAIENARLFERTIHAAQERERLLALHKEAEVVRAKLESELTLAARIQADLFPSSLPRVPGYELAARNRPARQCGGDYYDALPVPTTDGRLLLCVADVAGKGLPAALVMSNMQATLRALLGRVQSMPELAWQASDLLYASTSPEKYVTAALVDLQPSTGAITWVGAGHLDNVIMRADGEAVSLVSTGMPLGLLPPLLPYGEAAHDLAPGDTLVLFSDGVTEAQGEDGEEFGEGRLLAVLRQSSATPLPELIDRVFMEIDAFAGGAPQFDDITMLVVRRLPVSA; encoded by the coding sequence ATGGCGCGCATCGCCCTCAGGCAGGTCATCGGACGGCACCAGGAGGCGTGTGCGCTGGTCGACACCGTCGCCGGGGCGCTCGGCGTGCCCGTGTCGATCGAGGACCTCGAGGGGCGCGTGCTGCAAGGTGCCGCTGGCGCCAACGGTGCGACGCGGTTCCCCGTGCAGCACGACGATCAGCCGCTCGGGTGGGTATCCGGGCCGCCCTCGGCTGGCGCGGTCGCGTCGCTGCTCGACCATCTCGTGGCACGCGAGGTCGAGCGCAAGGCGCTCGGCGCCGAAGTGCTGCATCTGTACCGCGAGATCAACCTGATTTACAGCTTCTCGGAGAAGCTGGCCGCGTTGCTCGATGTCGAGCGCGTCGCGGCGCTGACGTTGCGGGAGGCACGCCACCTCATTGTCGCGACCGATGGCACGATCCTCCTGCTCGACGAGTCGTCGGGGGGACTCACGTCGGTTGCCAGTTTTGGCGAGGAGATGACGCGTCTGTCGCAGTTCCGGCGTGGCACCGGCATCATCGGCGCGGTGGCCGAAGCTGGTGTCGCCGAGATCGTCAACGACCTCGAGGACGACGCGCGACGAGCCGTGCGCGATACGACGCTGCGCGCGCTGATCGCCGCGCCGCTCAAGGTCGGCGAGCGCGTGATTGGCGTGGTGGCTCTGGGCAGCACCGTGCCGATGGCCTACACCGCTGCCGAACTCAAGCTGCTGACGACCCTCGGCCTGCAGGCGGCCACCGCCATCGAGAACGCCCGGCTGTTCGAGCGCACCATCCATGCCGCGCAGGAGCGCGAGCGCCTGCTGGCGCTCCACAAGGAGGCGGAGGTCGTGCGGGCGAAGCTCGAAAGCGAGCTCACGCTCGCGGCGCGCATCCAGGCGGACCTGTTTCCGTCATCGCTTCCGCGTGTGCCCGGGTACGAACTCGCCGCCCGCAATCGTCCGGCCCGCCAGTGCGGCGGAGATTACTACGACGCGTTGCCGGTGCCGACGACCGATGGACGGTTGTTGCTCTGTGTCGCCGATGTCGCGGGCAAGGGCCTGCCAGCCGCGCTGGTCATGAGCAACATGCAGGCGACGCTGCGGGCGCTGCTCGGACGCGTGCAGTCGATGCCCGAACTTGCGTGGCAGGCAAGTGACCTGCTGTACGCGTCGACCTCGCCGGAGAAGTACGTGACCGCGGCGCTCGTCGATCTGCAGCCGTCCACGGGCGCCATCACGTGGGTCGGTGCGGGGCACCTCGACAACGTGATCATGCGGGCGGACGGCGAGGCCGTGTCCCTGGTCTCGACGGGCATGCCGCTCGGCCTGCTGCCGCCGTTGCTGCCGTACGGCGAGGCGGCACACGATCTCGCGCCGGGTGACACGCTGGTGTTGTTCTCGGACGGCGTCACCGAGGCGCAGGGCGAGGATGGCGAGGAGTTCGGCGAAGGACGGCTGCTCGCCGTCCTCCGGCAGTCGTCAGCGACACCGCTCCCCGAGTTGATCGACCGCGTCTTCATGGAGATCGACGCGTTTGCGGGAGGGGCGCCGCAGTTCGACGACATCACGATGCTCGTGGTGCGCCGGCTGCCGGTGTCCGCGTAG
- a CDS encoding iron chaperone: protein MSRPNVPSIEAYLAALGQTQRTALTRVVAAIRTGLPGAAESISYGIPTFKIDGHAVLYCAAFAAHYSVYPATATLVAALGDALAPYEYNGKGTIRFPLDVAVPTALITRIARVRAAEDAARPSRRRAAAKKR from the coding sequence ATGAGTCGTCCGAACGTGCCATCAATCGAAGCCTACCTCGCGGCCCTCGGCCAGACGCAGAGGACGGCCCTGACGCGCGTGGTCGCAGCCATCCGTACGGGTCTGCCTGGGGCCGCGGAGTCGATCTCCTACGGCATTCCCACCTTCAAGATCGACGGCCACGCGGTCCTCTACTGCGCCGCGTTCGCCGCGCACTACTCGGTCTATCCCGCGACCGCCACACTGGTGGCGGCACTCGGCGACGCGCTGGCGCCGTACGAATACAACGGCAAGGGCACCATCCGCTTCCCGCTCGACGTCGCCGTGCCGACCGCGCTCATCACGCGCATCGCCAGGGTGCGTGCCGCCGAGGACGCCGCCCGTCCGTCGCGACGACGGGCCGCGGCGAAGAAGCGCTGA
- the tagH gene encoding type VI secretion system-associated FHA domain protein TagH, translated as MGLILELVSSGAEQPPAVTRKVIGAEGGTIGRAKHSDWVLPDSKVSSRHARITYEHSTYYIEDTSTNGIYLNSPDNRLDPGRLYPLHAGERLLIQPYEILVSIVSDRDETRLRPAVLAPPPSVTSDPFRFDEPFGVVPGASTAPARNDPFALHQIPHPEDELDPLKLLDPGPPERVAPAAPAVKDLGGGSPLDGHFRPPAVILPPPAPKPTPPPVGTFIPDDYNPLAPETGVRLVHDTPPPFDLADIPVLPPPIAPGGGTVEQQPDTAPPFEAAAPVAGPAWPGPPPVEREPSPPPIAWPKTPVAGDLAGVLAAAGLQNVPVTPELAQKFGEILRVVVSGVMDVLRSRHHVKDEFRMRMTSYRPVDNNPLKFSVNVEDALHNLLVKRNVAYLGPVEAFQDAFDDLRNHQLAMLAGMRVAFETTLAEFDPDRLQEQFDRRLGKNSVFAVGAKMRYWDLFREHREEIARDPDAAFRRLFGDAFTRAYEEQLKRLKDGQGRG; from the coding sequence GTGGGCCTCATACTCGAACTTGTTTCCTCAGGCGCCGAGCAACCTCCCGCCGTGACCCGGAAGGTCATCGGCGCCGAGGGCGGCACGATCGGACGTGCCAAGCACAGCGACTGGGTCCTGCCCGACAGCAAGGTCTCGTCGAGGCACGCGCGGATCACCTACGAGCACTCGACCTACTACATCGAGGACACCAGCACGAACGGCATCTACCTGAACTCCCCGGACAACCGCCTCGACCCGGGGCGACTCTACCCGCTACATGCCGGCGAGCGCCTGCTCATTCAGCCATACGAGATCCTCGTGTCGATCGTCAGTGACCGCGACGAGACACGGCTCCGCCCCGCGGTGCTGGCGCCGCCGCCCAGCGTCACGAGCGACCCGTTCAGGTTCGACGAACCGTTCGGGGTCGTGCCAGGCGCATCGACGGCTCCGGCGCGCAACGATCCCTTTGCGCTGCACCAGATCCCGCATCCGGAAGATGAACTCGATCCGCTGAAGTTGCTCGATCCCGGGCCGCCGGAGCGGGTGGCCCCAGCCGCCCCTGCGGTGAAGGATCTCGGCGGCGGCTCGCCGTTGGACGGACACTTCCGGCCGCCCGCCGTCATCCTGCCTCCGCCGGCACCGAAACCCACGCCGCCACCGGTCGGGACCTTCATCCCCGACGACTACAACCCGCTGGCTCCGGAGACCGGCGTACGACTCGTGCACGACACGCCGCCGCCCTTCGACCTGGCGGACATCCCTGTGCTGCCGCCGCCGATCGCTCCAGGTGGCGGCACGGTGGAGCAGCAGCCGGACACGGCGCCGCCGTTCGAGGCCGCGGCGCCAGTCGCCGGACCGGCGTGGCCGGGGCCACCCCCGGTCGAGCGGGAGCCGTCGCCCCCGCCAATCGCCTGGCCGAAGACGCCCGTCGCAGGTGACCTTGCCGGCGTCCTGGCTGCCGCCGGTTTGCAGAACGTGCCGGTGACGCCGGAACTCGCGCAGAAGTTCGGTGAGATTCTCCGCGTCGTTGTGTCGGGTGTCATGGATGTGCTCCGCTCGCGGCACCACGTGAAGGACGAGTTCCGCATGCGCATGACCTCGTACAGGCCGGTGGACAACAATCCACTCAAGTTCTCGGTGAACGTCGAGGACGCCCTGCACAACCTGCTGGTGAAGCGCAACGTGGCGTACCTGGGACCGGTCGAGGCGTTTCAGGACGCGTTCGACGACCTCCGCAACCACCAACTCGCGATGCTCGCGGGCATGCGAGTCGCGTTCGAGACCACCCTGGCGGAGTTCGATCCGGATCGTCTCCAGGAGCAGTTCGACCGGCGTCTCGGCAAGAACTCGGTCTTCGCCGTCGGGGCGAAGATGCGGTATTGGGATCTCTTCCGTGAACATCGCGAGGAGATCGCGCGGGACCCGGATGCCGCCTTCCGCCGCCTGTTCGGCGATGCCTTCACGCGCGCGTACGAAGAGCAGCTGAAGCGGTTGAAGGACGGACAGGGTCGAGGGTAG
- the tssK gene encoding type VI secretion system baseplate subunit TssK produces MSFNRVVWSEGLFLRPQHFQQQDRYMERFVETRCQGLIPHAWGFTEVELERDLLGIGKFGVRRASGVFPDGTPFRLAVDDPLPPALEIDVQVRDQLVYLAVPLRRVGEPEFERPDAADRMARHQIREWEARDTTSASGDSAPVEVGALSTRLLLASQVTDAYATIPIAHIAEARPDKRVLLDDSFMPTVLHARAATRLATFASELLGLLHQRGDALGGRVAATGRGAAAEFAEFLMLQAINRYEPLLAHHADTGGVHPEQLYELFVSIAGEMATFTSISKRPPAFPGYRHDRLRESFEPVMAALRAAFAAEMVQVAIPIPIETKKYGISVALVSERALYSSAVFVLAARADVPSEELRRSFPSQLKVGPVERIADLVRLGLPGVPVLPLPVAPRQIPFHAGSAYFELDQSSELWEQLKTSGGVALHVAGSFPGLAMEFWAIRT; encoded by the coding sequence ATGTCTTTCAACAGAGTTGTCTGGTCCGAGGGGCTGTTCCTGCGCCCGCAGCATTTTCAGCAGCAGGATCGCTACATGGAGCGCTTCGTCGAGACGCGCTGCCAGGGGCTGATCCCGCATGCCTGGGGATTCACCGAAGTGGAACTCGAACGCGATCTCCTGGGGATCGGCAAGTTCGGTGTCCGCCGCGCATCGGGGGTGTTCCCTGACGGGACCCCGTTTCGTCTTGCCGTCGACGACCCGCTGCCGCCGGCGCTGGAGATCGACGTGCAGGTGCGCGATCAGCTCGTGTACCTGGCCGTCCCCTTGCGCCGCGTCGGCGAGCCGGAATTCGAACGCCCCGATGCGGCCGATCGCATGGCGCGGCACCAGATCCGCGAGTGGGAAGCGCGCGACACGACATCGGCCAGCGGTGATTCCGCGCCGGTCGAGGTCGGGGCTCTGAGCACGCGCCTGTTGCTGGCCTCGCAGGTGACCGACGCGTACGCCACGATTCCGATCGCGCACATCGCGGAAGCGCGGCCCGACAAGCGCGTGCTGCTCGACGACAGCTTCATGCCGACGGTGCTGCATGCACGGGCCGCAACGCGCCTGGCCACGTTTGCCTCGGAGCTGCTGGGGCTCCTGCACCAGCGCGGCGACGCCCTCGGTGGCCGCGTCGCGGCCACCGGGCGCGGCGCGGCCGCGGAATTTGCCGAGTTCCTGATGCTCCAGGCGATCAACCGCTACGAGCCGCTGCTGGCGCACCATGCCGACACCGGCGGCGTCCATCCGGAGCAGCTCTACGAACTGTTCGTGTCGATTGCCGGCGAGATGGCGACGTTCACGAGCATCTCCAAACGCCCGCCCGCCTTTCCCGGCTACCGTCACGATCGCCTGCGCGAGTCGTTCGAGCCGGTGATGGCGGCGCTGCGCGCGGCCTTCGCGGCCGAGATGGTGCAGGTGGCCATCCCGATTCCGATCGAGACGAAGAAGTACGGCATCAGCGTCGCGCTCGTCAGCGAACGCGCCCTCTACAGCAGTGCCGTGTTCGTGCTCGCGGCGCGCGCCGACGTACCATCCGAGGAACTGCGTCGCAGTTTTCCCTCACAGCTCAAGGTGGGGCCCGTCGAACGGATCGCGGACCTCGTGCGCCTCGGCCTGCCGGGTGTGCCGGTGCTGCCGCTGCCTGTCGCGCCGCGGCAGATCCCGTTCCATGCCGGCTCCGCGTACTTCGAGCTGGATCAAAGCAGTGAGTTGTGGGAGCAGCTGAAGACGTCGGGCGGCGTGGCGCTTCACGTCGCCGGAAGTTTCCCCGGCCTCGCGATGGAGTTCTGGGCGATCCGTACCTGA